CTGTCGCCAGGATGCAAACATAggatagaaaaataaaactaaagggGGCTATAAGGTCAAACATACTGGAAACTGAGGCTACAGACCACTGCAGTGAGTAATCATTACAGGCAAGTCTAAACACTGGTGCATAGTCACAGAAATAACTCATCACTCTGAGGGAATTACAAAAAGACAGTCGAGTCATCATTGAGACGCTATAGATTGCTCTTCCTAAATTAAAAATCCAAGTAAAACCAACAATACAAGACATGCTCCACAGTGTGTTGATCGAGTGCTGATGCAGAGGAAAACATATCGCAACAAACCTGTCATAGGCAAGAATAGCAAGTGAATATGATTCCATTGCTAAAATAGCATAATAGAAATACATTTGTACCAAACAAAGGTTAAATGGAACAAAGTTGTCCTTAATGAGGAATACCTTTATCATGCTGGGAATAGTGCATGTGTTGAGGAGTAAATCAACTACTGCCAGGTTGATCACAGCCAAAAACTTTGGAGTGTGTAATGAGTGATCATAGATAATTATACAGATGAGAaaaatattaaacagtactgtaacCGCATAGACAAAGgcaagaaagattaaatagatgCTGATGTAAGGAAACGTCTCAAATCCAATGATATAGAAACCTGGAGGATGGATAATGACAGAAGTGTTTAAAAGTGTTCTGGGAGAGAACATAGTTGAACTGTTACTGTGTGTTATCAGTCCACGTCTGTTACAGCTGTCAGGTCTGAAAGAAGGAAAACATCAGGATTTATCATTAAATCTGCAAGTTAAGCATTTCACATATTAACATCTGATGCAGACAGGGAATAAAATGTATCCAATCcaagtttatttgtaaagcactttaaaacaaccacagaggaccaaagtactgtacagaaaaaataaataaaaaccaaaataacagagtaaaatacaagaacagatttaaaaatataaataaataagtaaacacatacataaaaatacagaagaatagataaaacctgaataaaagactAAATTACtagaatatattaaaaacataaaaagctgtacaatttaaaaaccacatcaaataagaacaataaaccaataccaaataaaacaactgaataaaaataatacattcaaacatctcacgtggtttcaaaggtcaaggagaaaagatgggttttaagaagggatttaaaaacagacagagaggaggcctgtctgatatggagaggcagtataagtaaaagtataaatataacTTAAAATACGTGGGATACTTTGATTAAAGTAGCACAGACTGAACAGATAGAACAATGTGCCTCATGCTCACCTTTTCTGTTGCTGAACCCTCTGTTGTAAAATGTGGTTCCATATGATGGTTAATCAGAGCAGTTGTCTGAATATCTGACCTGTGCACAGTCAAATATACTCTCCTCAGTGATCTCATGAGGCAACATTCAGATTACTAACGATTAAgaataatatgaatgaataatACTGGGTAATGGCGACAAACCAAACATCTAATTAAAGTTGTTAATTATGATCTCATCACTCCCTATTGTATTAAGAGGAAAACATGCCAAccgaaacaaacacacactcaaaagcAATCAtttcattaaatacatgtttgatTTGCTGAAACCTGTAATCTCACTGTAGTTAAAATAAAGATATGTCGTCCATCTAAATAAAACATGACATATTTCTGCACTCAAGCCACTGAGCAGCTGCTACACACCTATCAGCCGTAACGTTATCACCACTGACAAGTTAAGGGTAATAAAGTTGTTCTAATGGTCATTGGGATAAATTAGACAGAAACTGAATGTTTAGTCTTAGAAGTTGACACTGGAAGCAGCAAAGTTTGAAATGTAAGGATGTAGTTCTAGGATGTCCCATTAAAAGTGGTCTAAGGGAGGACAACTAGATCTCAGGCATGTGCTGCACAAACCACTCTGATCCATGGAGGCCCCACCTCACAGCTGAAAGggcttaaagcacaggtgtcaacaggggccaaatccggcccgccaaagggtccagtccggcccttgggatgaatttgtgaagagcaaaaattacactaagatattaacaatccttttagttcaggttctacattcagaccaattcaatctcaagtgggtcagaccagtaaaatgctatcataataacatataaataatgacaactccaaatttttctctttgtaaatgaacatattttcatgtatttacactaaaacaaagtatgatttcgcaaaaaaaaaaaaaaaaagtgaataacctgaacaaatatgaacaacctgaaatgtcttaagagaagtaagtacaattttaacaatattctgcctgttactaaatgttttgtgtgtttgtagatccactgtgatctgtaagttataatgtacatgtggaaataaactgagacataatattgttaaaaatacactTCCACTTACTTACATTACacttcagtttgttcacgttattcacattgtttgaaaggatagtttgtagatgtaaaccttttcctaatgtaaatttacttttttcactcttaaacataaagaatagtttggagttggcattatttaaacattattatgttattattttactggttcggcccacttcagatcaaatttagctgaatgtggcccctgaactaaaattggCTTAAAGGATCTGCTGCAGACCAGGCCCAGGTCTCAGATCAGAGCTGCTTTGACAGCAAAAGGTGAATATATTCAATAAGAGGCAGGTAGAAATAATCATATGTTCCAAAATCCATAGTTCTGCAGATGTTTTGACCCAGTCATCACTCTCACAGTttgcaaaacacacaaaataatctcttttattacttttttcacacagTGATGAAGTGAATGTTGAGGTAGGGGGATATAAAcaggtgactgacagctgtaataacCAACCACTGTCCACACCTTGTCAGACACATCTGTAATACCActgttgtatagtaacaaagtaataatacttcactctactcaagtatgttttgggagaattttaCTTCACACAGTATTTTTCATTCTGTTGACttccacttttacttcactacatttcctaattcagttgcatacttctacttcaatacatttttaaagcacagtattgttacttgttacaaaaaataaattaaagggaATTTGATGTTTTCGCTGCTGAGATTACCTGGGACTGCGGCAAAGTCGGGAAGCTGATCGATGGGCCTAATCGTGTAATGAACCATTGCAAACGACGGTCTACACTCAACCTATCAACAATCTattgatgtgagcagcagcgtaatattcaaaattctgactactttggttgttattaacatttacctgtatttttactttcattacttgagtacatttaactgTCAATGacttacttaagtacagtaaatactagatacctaaagactttaacttgagtagcatttcatttggtgacttgaacttctaccaaagtaattttttggtagggtactagtacttttactcaagtatgactttccagtactttaaaCAGCATTGTGTAATGCACACAGAATCACAGAAAAATCAGGGAACTCCCCTAGACATGATATTTTAGCTTCAATTTTCTATAACAGTGTTGCATCATCCATCTTTATATTTAAATCTATGTttaggagagagaggagagaatagCAAAAGATGTATATTTTATCCGGTTTCATCCTTGTGACACTCAATGGAAGCTTAGCTAgttatctagctatctagctagctagatagatgAGCATCCTCTTCAGGTCAGGATTTTGTTGCATAAGCAGTGTAGGACCGTCTTCACGTAACAATGACATCAAAATGTCTCATGTTGTCGCACACTGTCATGTTATATATGTAGCAGCAGCGAATATGTATTTAATCATGAAGACAGCAGGGTTCAAGGGTGAAACTGTGGCAATAATGTCTTATGACAATGCACATTACATGCTTCTTCATCAACCACAAACTGCACTggtgacacacaaaaaaacatgtttgtaaTGTAGCATATAAACTTGTTTCCTATTTGTAGGTTTGATCAAATCTTTTGGTTGTAAATCTTATGAGGCAGTATCACCAAGGGCATCCCAGGGACCAGAATGCATCCAGATTCCTCAGTATCCTACTGAGGAGGCTCCATCACTCAGGTGAACTAACAGTGGAAATCCATCATGCAGTAC
The Sphaeramia orbicularis chromosome 14, fSphaOr1.1, whole genome shotgun sequence DNA segment above includes these coding regions:
- the LOC115432592 gene encoding olfactory receptor 1496-like translates to MFSPRTLLNTSVIIHPPGFYIIGFETFPYISIYLIFLAFVYAVTVLFNIFLICIIIYDHSLHTPKFLAVINLAVVDLLLNTCTIPSMIKVFLIKDNFVPFNLCLVQMYFYYAILAMESYSLAILAYDRFVAICFPLHQHSINTLWSMSCIVGFTWIFNLGRAIYSVSMMTRLSFCNSLRVMSYFCDYAPVFRLACNDYSLQWSVASVSSMFDLIAPFSFIFLSYVCILATVLRMKSVSNRIKVFTTCIEHLIVVAIFYLPIFSIFFIGLYLRVIDPDQRVLSLSLASCITPCINPIVYSLKTKEIKARAVTLVHRMKTSLL